The stretch of DNA CTTTAGTTACAATTATGATGATTAAgtacatactctaatatccccCCTTCAAACTCAAGGGGTTTCATGACTAGGGAACACTTTGAGTTTGCATCTGATTGTACCATAATTGGAAGGAGAGAGAGGCTTAGTGAGTGGATCTGCTAACTGATCAGTTGCAGGGACATGGAGCACATGTAGTTTCTTTGAAAGGACCTTTTCTCGGACAAAATGTATGTCAAGTTCAATGTGTTTGGTCCTGGAATGGAGGACTGGATTGTGAGCAAGTGACACAGCACTGAGATTGTCACATAACAGAGTAGGAGTGTGATAAGGGACATGAAGCTCACTGAGAAGAGACTGAATCCATAATAAATCAGCAGTGGTGTTTGCCATGCTCCTATATTCTGCCTCTGTGCTGGATCTTGCTACTAATGGCTGCTTTTTAGAGCTCCATGAGATCAAATTTGAGCCAAAATATATGCAAGAGCCTGAGGTGGATCTTCTATCATCTTGGTCAgttgcccaatcagcatcactatATGCTCTGAGTGAGAAAGGAGGACTTGAAGGAGAAGGATGCAGCAGGAGACCATGATTGCTAGTGCCTTTAAGATACcttaaaattctttttacaGCTTTCCAGTGTGTCTCAAGAGGATTTGACATGAATTGACACACTTTATTCACACTGTATGATATATCAGGACGAGTTAGTGTTGCATATTGAAGGGCACCAACTGTGGATCTGTAGAGAGATGGATCACTCATAGAGTCAGTTCCAAATTTGCTGAGTCTGCAGCTACTAACCATGGGTGAGCCAATAGCTTTGCAGTTTTCCATCTTAGTCCTGCTTAGTAAATCTTTAATGTATTTAGATTGATTTAATAGCAGTCCTCCTGAGGGCATGTGATGTACTTCAATGCCCAGAAAATAATCAACTTCACCTAGCTGTTTGAGTGAGAATTGAATGTTGAGTTTGTGAATGAGATCTTGAATGAGATGAGGTGCAGAACCTGTAATAAGTATGTCATCCACATAGATTAAAACATATGTGCAGGCTCCTTGCTGATGATGAACTAGTAGTGAAGGATCACATTTACTGGTGACAAATCCCATTTGTAGCAAGGCTTGAGTTAGCCTTTCATACCAGGCACGTGGGGCTTGTTTTAAGCCATAGAGGGACTTGTGAAGTTTGCACACTAAGGACTTGTCAGTAGCTTCAAATCCAGGTGGTTGGGACATATAGACCTCTTCTTGTAACAATccattgagaaaagcattaTTGACATCAATTTGTTGTATAGACCACTTGTAAGTTACAGCTAGTGTGAGAATGACTCTTATTGTAGTAGGCTTAATGACAGGAGAGAAGGTTTCTTTGAAGTCAAATCCAGGAGTTTGAAGGAACCCTTTGGCTACTAGGCGTGCTTTGTACTTGTTTATAGTGCCATCAGGATTCTCTTTCACTCTAAATATCCATTTGCAGCCAATAGCCTTTTTGTGTGGTGGGAGAGACACTAAGGACCATGTGTTATTGTCCATGAGGGCTTTGTACTCACTCTGCATAGCTTTTAACCATTGAGGGTCATTTAGAGCATTTTTCACAGATGTGGGTTCAAGACTAGCTATAAATGTCTTGGGTTTAAGATTTCATGTTTTGCCCCTTGTTATCATGGGATGATTGTTGTGATTGGATGTAGGAGAGGGTGGTTGGATAACAGGTTGAACTTTAGCTGAGGTGGAACTGTGATGTTGACCAGTAGTTTGTGAAGAGTTAATGGGTTGAGATATTAAAGAGTTTATTTGGGTGATAGTTAAGGGTGAGGTTTGTGGGGGTGTAGTAAGGGGTGGGTAGGTTGAATTGCTTGGTGTAGGTGTGTCAGATGTGTAGGTTTGTGTAAGACAGTTTTCAGAATTGCTGCAAGATGTAGAAGATGTAGGAAACAATGAGAGATATGGAAACTGAGTTTCATGAAAAATGACATCTTTAGACACATATATTCTACCATTTGCATCAAGACATTTATGACCTTTATGTTGTGGAGATACACCAAGATAAATACAAGGGTTGGATCTGAATTgaagtttatttttgttataaggTCTGAGGTGAGGAAAACATAGACATCCAAAGATTTTAACTTGTGAATAATCAGGTTGAGTGTTAAACAAAGTATGGTGGGGTGACTTGAAAGAAGGAAGAGCACTTGTTGGTAATTTGTTTATCAGATAAACAGCTTGGGTAAAACTGTGGTCCCAGTACCTAAGAGGTAGAGATGCTTGTGACAGTAGTGTGAGACCCATTTCTACTATTTGTCTATGTTTTCTTTCCACAGTTCCATTTTGGTGGGAAGTGTGAGGGCAAGTCAATCTGTGTTGAATGCCAAGAGTGTTTAGTAAAGCAGTAAATGGTCTAAATTCACCCCCCCCCCAGTCAGATTGCAAGGCTTTAATGgatgtttgaaattgattttgaatgtaAGAAGAAAATTGAGTAAAGGCTTTTAAGGCATCTGATTTGTGCTTGAGAAAGTAGATCCAAGTATATTTGGTATAAGTGTCAACAAATGAAATGTAGTAATTGTACCCATAAGATGAAGTAAAGGGAGCTGGACCACATAAGTCACAGTGGACTACCTCAAATGGTTTAGTATAAACTGTATCAGACAAAGGTGAATAAAGGCGATGAGACTTGCCAATGCAACAATGAATACAGAAATCAACAGTATTTTTATTGGAATAAGGAACTTTACACCATTGTAGTACAGTTTGGACAACTTTATTGTGAGCATGGCCTTATCTTAGATGCCATTTATAGAGCTCATTATCTAAGTGTCCAATGGATAAAGCAGTGTTACAATGTGTTTGTTTATTCAAAACAGGACAATGACTAGAATTAAAACTAGAAATAGTAGATTTATTCAAAGTAGATAAAGGAGTTGTCTTGGTCTTGTTGTTGGCTTCAATGAAGTGAAAGGGTTGGAATTTGTATAAGCCATCAGGTCCAACAGTTCCTTCAAGCAGAGTTTCCTTAGAAACTTGGGATTTGACATAGCAATGGTAAGGAtgaaattcaaaaattacatcATTATCTTGAGCAAACTTGCTAACAGATAATAGATTCTTAGATACATTAGGAACATGCAGCAATTCACTAAGTTTTAACTGTATATTAGGATTGTTAGGTGAGTAAAAGGAAGAATGTCCTAAAGATTGTATTGACACACCTTGGCCATTTCCCATCATGACTTGATCATGACCTTGATAGGGAGTGCGGTAGCCTAGATTGTTGGGATTGTAGGTAAGGTGATGTGAGGCCCCTGAATCTGGGTACCATGAAGCACTGGACAGAGTATCCATATCTGGAATGGAGGAGTAATATTGCGGTATAGCTAGATGTGCTGTGGGACGGGGATAAGGGTTGAAATGTGGTGGACGAGTTGGGGGTCGATTATTGTGACCACGATTGTTAGGTCTAGCAGAGGGAGGCTCATACCTGTACCAGCAGTCTGTGGCAAAATGATTAGGTTTTGAGCAAATTTGACATTGGACCTTACCATTGTTGGGCGCAATTTGAGCTTTACCTTTGCCACGACCTCTTCCTTTACCACGTCCTCTGCCTCTATAGGCATTCACATTGTAGTGTTCAGTACCAGATTCTTGGCCTTCAAGATCCAAATTTGGACTGTTGGATTGAGTTTCCACCTGAGCTACATTAGCAGATACACTAGGATTGGCTAGTTCTTGCCTAAATTTCTCAAATTGTGCTTCTTGAAGCAGGAGTAAGGCTTCAATCTCTTCAACTGTAGGATTCTCAGATTTACTATAAACCATCATCACAAAGGAGTTGAACTCCTCTGGTAAGCCTTCAAGTATGGCGTCAACTTGTTCTTGTTCGGTTACCACGTCTCCCATGGCAATCAATGAATTAACGATTGATTTTATGCGAAGGAGATATTCACTCACCGATCTTGCTAAtttctttgtgttcttgagttcAGAACGTAGTTGACGTGCGCGAGATTTCAAGActgaattaaaatatttatgaattttgtcCCATACCTCATGAGCGTGTTTGCAATTGAGGACCCGAGGAAGAACAGAATCAGATATTGTGGAGAGAAGCCATGTGAACAGTGTTTGATCTTTGAATAACCACTTTTGATACTCATCGGAGTTCTTTCCATCCAATCGATCTGTAACTGATGCGTACTGTAGCGGAATCTCTGGATTTACAACAAATCGGTGAAGATTATGCGCTGTAATCACTCCATTAACCTGTTGACTCCACAAGAGAAAATTCTTCTCATCTAATTTGATAGTGAGAGAGTGTGTCAGTCCCGATTTTATCGATTCTTTTGACGTTTGTGGAAGATTGATTTCGGCGGTGGAGTTTCTGACCAGAGGTTCTTCAGTTGAGTTTGCAGAAGCCATGGATGAAGGAGATGAAGCTCGATTTGCGATTGCGGAAGCGAAAAGGGAACGAAAGGGATGATATCAAACCCTAGGGGCTCGTAGATACCATGTTAGAGAAACTTAGAGGGATTAACATTTGGGAATTTTCATCAATTTCATTATGATATCAAAAGTGTTTCTTTACAATGAATGAAGGTCCTATAAGTAGTGTACACATAATTGCCAGCTGGCAGGGCCATGTCAGCAAATCCTAACTGACTAACTGCCATGTCATCACTAAGCTAAAACTAACTTCTAACAGACTGGTGCCACATCAGCACAGCTGTAACTGACTAAATCATTCTTCTTTAGTTACAATTATGATGCTTAAGTACATACTCTAATAAAGCATAAAGCAAAAAGCATTTATCATGCACAACTTGTTACAAATTTTGTGTTAAAAACTAATTCTCAAACAGTTAACCCCAAACTGCTTGTATTACAATTTCTgactatatataaatttgtaCGCGTATTAACTCAAAATTGGTTAGATGTTTTTTATGCATGATAAATGCTTTATGCTTAAGTTATTTTGTAATACAAGCAATTTGGTGTTAACTATTTGAAGTTTGGCAACATGAGTTTTGCATACTTGTTGAAGCACTCTTTATTTAGCGTTGAATCTTGTACGAATGTAGCTTGTAGCTAGTACTTTTACATctgattttaaatttgaacGTTGGAGGGAAAACAACTAACTTATCCAGACGTCCCAAAGTGTAAGAACTCAAGTCttctaatatttttatatcGACAATTAGACTCTACGATTACGTGGATCCAGTCCAGACAATGACATAGAGTGTTGctttaaattttcaattaatgACGCACGCTTTAATTCATATCATAGAATAGTCTGAATGTCCAAAGGATAAAATTGATTTCTACGCAAACGAACAAACATTAGAATACCAATTATTCTCAATCatattgttatcatcaaaatttACGATTAGAGATCATTGTTCTCCAAACTATTTCAAGTTGATAATCCATAAGTCATATTCCAAGAGCACAAAACTAATAAACTCTTACTTGACTCGAAAGATTAATCTCTGCAATTGTGCGTAAAGGATACTCAGGTCACACAGAAATAAAACTTTAAAGTAATTATATACGAGTAAtttctaattaatttttcatattaatttgaTCTTTCACATTTTTATTAACCAATCATCTCTAATCAGATTTCAAAATTATTGGAAATTGACTTATACGGAAGAAGTTAATCTACCACAACACTAATGTTGAAACTAAATATCACAAATATTACAAACAAGAAGCTCAACTTCTCAAGGAACTAGTATATGTTTGATGTTAGTTGTTACCAAATACTCAAATGCAGTTTCTACTCTATCCCTTTATTGTTGTCTTCCCTTGCCTTTTTTGCaaagttttttcaaatttaaggCAAATATATTCAgtctttattgttttttgcAGTTAAGATATCTTAGCCCTATTCATgtttttaaatgtaaaaaaatttactcAGGCTGTCTAGTTTTACAGGTATCATCACAGGGCTCATGTCCTCACATTTTGCTTAAAAGACCCTCTAGTTCTCAAAAAAGAGAACTGAGTACTAATGGCTCTTCTTCTAGAAATATATGGTTGATGCATGTTCTAATTGTTAAAGTTCAGAGAAAAACACAAAGTGatggctagggtttcaataatatcagGATGACATAACAACTCAGAAAGTTGCAAGACAATAACATAAGCCcactaatattattatctaacactaaTGTATGTTTCCTCTTATTATTTTACTTCTACATAATAGATAACATTCTATATTATCAATTCCTTTTGCGGCTATCACATGATTTAAGACATTTCCCTATTCAGGTAAAGAATTCCTATTCTCcctatatgtttttatttagtaaatttaaaaataaaaacatgatataCTATCACTTCAAAAAGTTGCATCTGCAATCCGTTGCCAGATTATTACAGCATTTAATTTTCTACAATGACAGGACAAAAGGACTATGAAAGTATCAGTTCCAAATTCCAATCACGTCCAGCTCTCGTCACATTGAGCTCAATGCAAATTCATAACGAAATGCTAAATATGCTTTGATGgattaatcaaagaaattagcaatatatatatatatatatatatatgcaattaCCCCCCTGAAGTAAgcaatataaatttcaaatcaGATTATAAAGGTTAGTTGTCAAAATACATGTTTATCTTTTTAAACAGATCTATCCTTTCATGTGAACCTGGCTAGCTAATCTGGTTGGATTCCCTTTATTTCTGTAATAATTTTTTACGAGGTCGACAAAGCTGTAGAGAACATCCAACACTTGATCAAATGGATCATGGAACATATGGATCGTTATTTAGATATATGCAAATTAGTTCTCTGTTGTGAAGATGATGAAAACATAATTGCACCTGTTAAAAACCGGTTCAAAGTTATCAATGTTGATGCTCCTCAAACTCATgaagtaataataaaaaaatttagaaacagGAAGTATCTGCTTACATTTATATGATATACATTTTGCTATGTTTCACTTTGAAGTAGGATTTACTACAAAAATTGTTAACCGGATTAACTTTTGCCTTGTTTGTAACATTTCAGATTATGAATTATTTCCAATTCTATATGTATTTATTTCTATACCATTGTGTTTTGAACAAGAACTTGTTTAGCTGTCATAAATTTCAGGTTGGAAAAGatgctagaaattccacccttaaggtggataagtgggatgaccgagGTTCGAGCCCCGcccccctgcatatataatgcaatgtcggccccctgtatatataatgcaatgtcctaccaactgagctaagctcacgcaCAAATTTCTTCTATTGATATCGAACCATGCAtcttaatatttatctttataattTCTAATAACTAATAATTAACTGCTGCCAGAATAAAAACAAACCCTCAACTCTCCAGATTATTGAGGCTCTTACTCAGATAGCAAATAAAGAGGAAATTGATCTATCCATGAATTTTGCTATGAAGATTGCTACAAAATCTAAGCAGAACCTCATGGAAGCAATCTTGGCTCTCGAAGCATGCAAAGAACACAAGTAAGAATTCCTAACAAGAAGATTGTAATAGATGTTTCACGGCAAGAAGTTTATCTTCCTATCTTTTTTTCTATGATGAGATAATTAGAAGCTAATAGCCTCTTATTATATTACTGGTGTTCTTTAAGATCTGGCTTACTTCAAGACTGGTAATGGTATAATAAGTAGCATATTTTGTAGCTAGAAAATTGTCAATATGATTATAGTTTAAGTTTTCGCTTTAAATTAAATGTTCTTATGGTTTTATCGGCTTACTCTCAATAAGAGGGAAATTTCAAATACTTCTCCTGGATTTTGTCCACCCCAAACATTCGGAAACAGAAACAgagaaggaaataaaaaaaacaagccAATTATAAATGTGTCGGTCTACGAGGTTTCCTTGAGCAATCTATGAAGTCAACTTTTGCCGTGGGCGAATTTTGAAGCAAGAAGTCCATTATTCCATCAGGTATGAGTGAAGATGGTTCCAATCCTTCTCTAAATGTTCTTCGTAAGTTAGCAGATTCTTTCTTTGACTTGGCTTTTCTTAACATGACATGGCACAATGTCATGCGAAATTCATCCGAAAATGGTTCCATTTTCACTCTCAATGACTCCAAGTTACCCAATGAAGGGAAATTAATCTTCAACAGATTGGGAATTAAGTAGAGAATCTAAACAATGAGAGTAGCAAGTCAATtatgttttataaaatttagaaacaaataaaatgaCATCAAGAAGAAAGTAAAGGTAAGTTAAGGTACCCGAAGAGTAGTTGCAGAGACtgtcaatgattttatattccGAAACTCTCGCAGCCAGTTGAATAGAATCAAAGGAGGCTCCCTTTGATATCTAATTATTTCTGCATAAATTTCTACATGTTCAAGAGAAGAAACATCGCTCCCAGAGAGTTCCTGATAAGGAGTACCGGTAAATGCAAACGTACAAAGACTTGGAGTACGTAGATCAATTGTGTAAAAGTTGGAAAACTGATTATGCAGAGTTAAATTGACAAGAGTAGCACTTGATATGCAAAGGGTTCCTGTACCGTACACAGTACAATTGGAAATGAGCAAACTTTTCAACTTGTTAAGAGTCGAAAATGGTTCAGCAGCACGACCATTATCCCCAGcacaaaatttcaaattctcTAGCTGTAATATAGTTAATGCCGGTAAATTTGAAGATTCCGGAAATCGTGTTTTATGACCTCGACGAGGGAAAATAGCAAGCTTCAAATGTGTTAAAGTCTGACATGAAAATATGGTATCCGGAATTTTTGCAAAGTCACTGTAGAAACAAAGTCCTAACCGCCGGATATTGTGTGAAATAGCATAATTCACAATCATGTTGAGTATGCAAGGCTCCAATAAACCAGTAGCTTTAGCAAGGTTAAAATCAAGAGCCTGCAATGGGATAGAAGGATCGCGAAGAGATAAAGTGCTAGACACGAAATTCGTGAATATCTTGCAAGTTTGAAAGCCTGTAGAATGCAATGTAAGTTCAGGAAGTAGTTTCCAGAGATTCTTCCATCTGGAAGAAAGAACGCAAGTTCGAACGGCGTCGTTGGCGTTCAAAAACAAGAGTATGTGAAGAATAACACAATCGGATAAATCGCTGAGTCTGTCTCTAGTTTCAATTTCGCTGAATTTAAGTTTCTTCCTTCTCTCAGTAGCGGAATTTGACATTCTGATCAAGTGAGACAAAAACAGAACGGGATTATTTTATGCAATTGAAGTAATTAAGCGATTCTACGGCGAGTTTTTGAAAACAGAGCAAAGCAACAGAAAAATAATCGGAAACGTGAAATTCTCGATTGAAATGAGAATAAGAAATACCTTGCGAATTCTGGTTCGTTTTTAGGTTTGCGTTTTGATGATTTTAGTGCGAATTTGAAGACTCTCGAAGTAGTATTTGCTCGGAGGTTCTAGGTCGTCGAAGCCTGTAACTAATCTTTGTGACGGTGGTGGCTGGTGAGTGGTGACGGACGGTGGTGACTGGGGAGTACTAAGAAAGGAAGGGTTTAAGATGTCCGTAACTATAGTTTGTTTGTTACTATTCCATTCTAGGCAAGTTTTGAGGTCAAGTTTGTTAAGCGAAAAACGAATATGATTTTTAATTCTTTAGCAAGGCTTTGGCCTATTACATATCCATGGGCGGATATGTGTAGGGCATGGTCTGGCTAGGCTAtacctttttgaaaaaaataataatacgtattttataaatgatttcaagtcattttatatattaatttaagtattggtgtaaatattagtttgtatagtctattattgatgatttcaagtctTTCATTGTATGTAGAGTATTATTTGAAGTGTTATAATTTTATAACAATTAAATTTGactttgtttgtcaaaaaacagTAGATAACTAATTGAATTGTTATAATTAGCGATTGAACTaacatataaatatgaaatgacataagaaaatatgtttaattaatatttaatttattcgAGTAAGATACTCCATCCGTTCCTTTTTACTTGtcattttagaaaaataattttg from Trifolium pratense cultivar HEN17-A07 linkage group LG5, ARS_RC_1.1, whole genome shotgun sequence encodes:
- the LOC123885229 gene encoding F-box protein At4g22280-like — translated: MSNSATERRKKLKFSEIETRDRLSDLSDCVILHILLFLNANDAVRTCVLSSRWKNLWKLLPELTLHSTGFQTCKIFTNFVSSTLSLRDPSIPLQALDFNLAKATGLLEPCILNMIVNYAISHNIRRLGLCFYSDFAKIPDTIFSCQTLTHLKLAIFPRRGHKTRFPESSNLPALTILQLENLKFCAGDNGRAAEPFSTLNKLKSLLISNCTVYGTGTLCISSATLVNLTLHNQFSNFYTIDLRTPSLCTFAFTGTPYQELSGSDVSSLEHVEIYAEIIRYQREPPLILFNWLREFRNIKSLTVSATTLRILYLIPNLLKINFPSLGNLESLRVKMEPFSDEFRMTLCHVMLRKAKSKKESANLRRTFREGLEPSSLIPDGIMDFLLQNSPTAKVDFIDCSRKPRRPTHL